From Fibrobacter sp. UWR2, the proteins below share one genomic window:
- a CDS encoding asparaginase, with the protein MAKKKIVILTTGGTIAGIGEAGKDTGYVSGQVSGESLVASVPELAEYADVRVEEICNINSDDMTDRIWIELANRVRELQEDESVDGIVITHGTDTMDETAYFLNLTVKCEKPVIITGSMRPSTAKNPDGPANLLGAVRVAAGFAVDDDPPENLVWVYFAGSLFDARNVQKCSASALDAMGVNAPGEGASLNAPREKNFFDVSKLDSLPRVNVVYFSVDASPKVLEYAACISDGLVIAGAGSGEFSKAWAEALAAIDIPVVIASRTNHGVVTLNETLAPGRICAGSLAPQKAAVLLRLCLTVSENPRVIRNYFANAQQG; encoded by the coding sequence ATGGCGAAGAAGAAGATTGTGATACTGACGACCGGCGGGACGATTGCCGGCATTGGCGAAGCGGGGAAGGACACGGGATACGTTTCGGGCCAGGTCTCGGGCGAAAGCCTCGTGGCTTCCGTTCCCGAATTAGCGGAATACGCGGACGTGCGCGTCGAGGAAATCTGCAACATCAATTCCGACGACATGACGGACCGCATCTGGATAGAGCTTGCGAACCGCGTGAGGGAACTACAGGAAGACGAATCGGTGGACGGTATCGTAATTACGCACGGCACCGACACGATGGACGAGACCGCGTATTTCCTGAACCTCACGGTCAAGTGCGAAAAGCCTGTCATCATTACAGGGTCAATGAGGCCCTCTACTGCAAAAAATCCGGACGGGCCCGCAAACCTGCTGGGCGCCGTGCGGGTGGCAGCGGGCTTTGCCGTCGATGATGACCCTCCCGAGAACCTTGTGTGGGTCTACTTTGCGGGTAGCCTTTTCGATGCGAGGAACGTGCAGAAGTGCAGCGCCAGCGCGCTCGATGCCATGGGGGTAAATGCGCCGGGCGAGGGCGCAAGCCTAAACGCCCCGAGGGAAAAGAACTTCTTCGACGTCTCTAAACTGGATAGCCTACCGCGGGTGAATGTGGTGTATTTCTCGGTGGACGCAAGCCCGAAGGTACTGGAATATGCCGCATGTATCTCCGACGGGCTCGTGATTGCGGGTGCGGGCTCGGGCGAGTTCAGCAAGGCATGGGCGGAGGCGCTTGCCGCCATCGATATCCCGGTGGTCATTGCCAGCCGGACAAATCACGGGGTCGTGACGCTCAACGAGACGCTTGCTCCCGGGCGGATATGCGCAGGCTCGCTTGCCCCGCAGAAGGCCGCCGTGCTCTTGCGGCTTTGCCTGACGGTATCGGAGAACCCGAGAGTCATACGGAACTATTTTGCAAATGCGCAGCAGGGTTGA